The sequence GGAGCTTCTGCAGTAATTTTTGCAAGTGGATTTTTTGATGTTGCTTTAAATCCGGGCGGAAAAGATTTCAAATTATTTTATGCATTACCTGACGGTACCGTAAAACAATTACCTTTTATTACAACTGCTAAATTACAGGTAATTCACAATGCTGCCGATCCTGCTGCCGCATTTGTAGATATTTATGTAGATGGTGCTTTAGCAATTGACAATTTCGCTTTCCGCACTGCTACACCTTATATTGATGTTCCTGGTAATGTTCCGGTTAGTATTGCTGTTGCACCTCCAACAAGTGAATCGGTTGATGATGCAATTGCAACAATTTCTGCAACTTTTAAAGCAGGTTACGGTTATATTGCAATGGCAACAGGTGTATTAAATCCTGATTTATTTAATCCAAATCCTGATGGTGCTTCTATTGCATTTAATTTATTAGTAAAAGAAAATACAGAATTTATTTCTGACAGAGCTAATGGTTTAGAATTTTTCGGAGTACATGGTTGCACCGATGCACCTACAGTAGATATTATTGCTCGTGATGTTGCTACATTATTAGATAATGTTTCTTACGGCGATGTAAGTGCTTATCAGGTTGTTCCTGCTAACACCGTATATATTTTAGATGTGGCTTTGGGTGATGCACCTGAAACAATTGTTGCATCTTATGAAGCTGCCTTAGAAGCAGTTGCAGGTCAAAGTGCAGTTGTATTTGCAAGTGGATTTTTAGCTCCTGAATTAAATCCTGAAGGCAGCCTTCCATTTGGTTTATATTACACATTAGCTGATGGAACAACCGGTGCATTCCCTATTTATGTGATGCGTGAAGGTGTAGAAAATACCATTGGTAGTGCTGTATATCCTAATCCTGCAAAATCTACTATAAATGTAAATATTCCGGTTGAGTTTAATGGTTCAGTTCAAATTGCCGATATCAACGGTAAAATTTTGAAATCATTAAATGTAACCAGCACTTATGGTGAAACA comes from Bacteroidota bacterium and encodes:
- a CDS encoding DUF4397 domain-containing protein — protein: MKNLLLTSCLAITSLVGFSQTARVQVIHNSADPAAKFVDVYLDGALLLNDFKFRTATPYIDAPAGTPITISIAPSTSVTVDDAIANFTYTLTEGDKYVVVANGVLDPGAFAANPDGVSTAFNLFVRNEMRESSLDPNNLDFVFFHGATDAPTVDAIARDVATVVDNAAYTTFTDYVSVPADKYIIDVTPGDVPSLIVASARAFLDAAGGASAVIFASGFFDVALNPGGKDFKLFYALPDGTVKQLPFITTAKLQVIHNAADPAAAFVDIYVDGALAIDNFAFRTATPYIDVPGNVPVSIAVAPPTSESVDDAIATISATFKAGYGYIAMATGVLNPDLFNPNPDGASIAFNLLVKENTEFISDRANGLEFFGVHGCTDAPTVDIIARDVATLLDNVSYGDVSAYQVVPANTVYILDVALGDAPETIVASYEAALEAVAGQSAVVFASGFLAPELNPEGSLPFGLYYTLADGTTGAFPIYVMREGVENTIGSAVYPNPAKSTINVNIPVEFNGSVQIADINGKILKSLNVTSTYGETISVDIAGLAAGMYTVTLTSANAVQAIKMIKE